The DNA window CTCAATAAGAAGCGTGTTGCATATTTTGTATTTCCAAAGGTGCTATATCTTCTTCTTGCTGTGCACTAATTACTGCTATATTTGATGGGATATTATCTTATTCCATATTTCTCATCCCGCTGCTCGAcagtttttatttaatattttctttattcttttgttttctcTATCTACTTCATGATAAACAATGTGTGTCATATTGTAGGAAGATAATGAGTTACGGCTTGTACCTGGTGATGAGCTACGTTTGCGTTATTCTGGTGATGCTGCACATCCTTCTTGGCAGTCAGTTGGTCATGTGGTATGCACGAGTCAAGAGAACTCTCAAGATGTTTAAACTTTTAGACATTGAATATCTACCTCTAACTGCTGGAAATATTGTTAATAATAGATGCTGTTTCTTTAATTTTTGGAAATATCGTATGATGTAATTGCGTGAAGTGATCTGTATTCTGATTTCAGATTAAGCTAACTGCACAAGAAGAGGTTGCGTTGGAACTTCGGGCTAGCCAGGTAAATTAGCTCTTGTACTGGGTTGCTTGTCTTTGGACTTAAACCTCCCTATCTGTATCTAGTGCTCTTTAATCATTGTCCTTGATGTGCTCAGGGAGTTCCAGTTGATGTCAACCATGGTTTTAGTGTTGATTTTGTCTGGAAAAGTACCAGCTTTGATAGGATGCAAGGAGCTATGAAAACCTTTGCTGTTGACGAGACAAGTGTCAGCGGGTAAGTTGTTCCTACTGGGTTagctttaatttgattaattctgATGCCTTGCATTtagttctttttattttatattgtatGTTTTGCCTCATAAATTGAAGGTTGTAGTGGTCATGATTGTATTTTTAATCAAACGCGCTTGCTTTCATTGCCAAGGACATGGCTGTGATTCTACATTTAACTGTTAATGGGAGTGTAATTAGGAATGGGAGGGTAACGATAGAGTATATGTTGTATCTTCTAATGTCATGGTACAGAGTATTATTGTCTATTAGTTAAGTCTTAAATTATACTGGGGTATATGTATGACAAGGGAGCATTTCTATAATTAAGAAGCATTTATAAAATATCATATTTGTTGAGTAAATTATGAGACCTCCTCGAAGTTATGATTCTTTTATGCACTATTATTATTGGTGGATGGCAGATTATGGCTACCAGTAAAAAATCCTTCATATAAATTTGGCGTTGAGGCGGTATAATAGGCGTTGTAGCATACGGCGGTATAATAGGTGTTGTAGCATACAGCAGGATAATAGATGTTGTGGCCTATAGCATGATAATAGGTGTTGCGGCCTATAGCGGTATAATAGGTGTTGTGGCCTAAAGCGGTATAATAGGTGTTGTGGCCAATGGTGGTTGGCTCAAAAATCTGCCATGACAGACATTTGACAATATGTTCTAGTGGAATTTTGCTTCACATTCTGTTTGGATTTCTTATGATCACTTGTTAATATGCAGGTATATATATCACCACTTACTGGGTCATGAAGTTGAGGTTCAGATGGTGCGTAATGCATTGCCACGTCGCTTTGGTGCTCCAGGGCTTCCAGAACTGAATGCATCTCAAGTATGCCATTATTTCAtctgttattttattttacgCGTCTTAAAAATTCCCTCTTAATATTTTTGATGTTGTGCTGTTCTTTTCCCACTATTGCTACCGATTATCTGATTCCATTCATCTGCTGCTTTAGTGTATGTTTAGGTGATTGGGAATAGGACTTTTTTTGTCAGAAAATTGTCAGAAAAGTGCCCTGTTCTTTAATATTTGAAATTGATGTGGAAACATATTTCACTTAAAacctaataatattaatactataTTGGCAacagttatattaaaaaaaaattctggcCAGTAGCCATAATATTCAAGTGGGATATAGAAAGAGTATCCAGGGAATAAAAGCAACCTAATCTCCAAAATACGGAAATTTGAAGCATGCTGGAGGATTTTGGAGGGTTAATTGAAAATATGTTACTTCCATTTACTGTCTATGAAATCCCTAATGTATGGGGAAAACTTACCTTTAACTTTATCTTCCTCTCCATTAAGTGATCCGGGTCCAGCCATATATGCCTCTGTCTGGGGTTTGATATTTTCcatttttgaatattatttttgtggGCAACTTAATATTGTAAATTATTAAACAATCCTAAATAAAATTGGAGAAATACCTTGCCATATTGTTTTGTGTGAGATTGTACTCTTAGAagtagagtttgacctaactcatccatacaaaaccggcttgtagggtgaggattgctccCACTTATAAACATATTTTGAGACCCCGTATCCTTATTAATACGGGACTCTTCAACCGGTACCATAGCAAATATGCATATTGAAATTGATGTCAATTCACCGATCTACTATGTAGGTGTTTGCTGTCAAAAGTGTTCTTCAGAGGCCTATTAGTTTGATTCAAGGACCACCTGGAACTGGTAAAACTGTAACATCTGCAGCACTTGTATATCACATGGCCAAACAAGGACAGGGACAGGTATATTCATTCCTAAACACTGTCTAGATGTCATTTGCTTTTCTCCTGTGATTCTACTATTCATTAACTTCTTTCCTCCTCTCCCAAATTAATTTTCAGGTTTTGGTTTGTGCACCTAGTAATGTAGCCGTGGATCAGTTGGCTGAAAAAATAAGTGCTACTGGATTGAAGGTATGTCTGCTGATTACTGTTCAAAGCTGGTTATGCAGGAAAATAGTGAACCTCAAATGTAATATAATGCTCCACTTCTAGGTTGTGAGGCTTTGTGCGAAGTCAAGGGAAGCTGTGAGTTCACCTGTTGAGCATTTAACTCTTCACTATCAGGTCAGTGTTCTGTTTTTTACTACATTTTTTCTTCATACATCATGGCCATTCTTTTTATGTATTTCTGCTCTCATGATGCATATGGTGATGATCTTTACAGCTTGATGCATGTGAATGGTGTCTTGCAGGTTCGACATCTTGACACATCTGATAAGAGTGAACTTCACAAGTTACAACAGCTGAAGGATGAACAAGGTTCGGCCCTTTTGTTTTGCTCAAACTCTTAATTGAAACTTGAAGCATTGCCTGATTGGCATACTGAGTCAAATTGTGGTGGATATTATAGTGTatctatttaattatgattttcaCATCTTTCTTATCCAATCAATTGTGGAATTTAATATTTCCCTTGACTGGGAGAGGCTAAAAATGACaatagttttatttaattattttcaggAGAACTTTCTAGCAGTGATGAGAAAAAATACAAAGCACTTAAGCGGGCAACAGAGAGGGAGATTTCTCAGAGTGCTGATGTGATTTGCTGTACATGTGTTGGTGCTGGAGATCCTCGGCTTGCAAATTTTAGATTCCGTCAGGTTGATATATTATGTTAACTGCAATGTATAACTGCTATATTTTGGTCAAACCTGACACTGTTGATATATTGTTTCAAAGGTACTTATTGACGAGTCCACTCAAGCAACAGAACCTGAGTGTCTCATTCCTTTGGTTCTTGGAGCGAAGCAGGTACTTGTCGATCTGAACATGTAATTTGTACATTTTGATTGACGTGTTTTTAACAAGATGCTTCTGTTTAGGTTGTTCTTGTTGGTGATCATTGTCAGCTTGGTCCAGTTATTATGTGCAAGAAAGCAGCCCGTGCTGGGTTAGCACAGTCACTTTTTGAACGCCTTGTTCTACTTGGTGTCAAACCAATTAGGTTGCAGGTAAGGGGCTTTAGTTTCCAATTGAAAATTCATGAATAAAGCTGTTTTAAGTTGCTATCTTGCATTTGTTGACTACCTGCTTCATTAGTTCTGTCTGGGTTAGAATATCCCATACGGAGTTAGTCTACTTTGACTTATTTTTCTGAAGTTGGTTTGCTGTACTGACCTATAAGGTTTCATTTTATTCTTGCAAATATCAGGTTCAGTACCGAATGCATCCATGCCTTTCTGAATTTCCCTCTAACAGTTTTTATGAAGGCACCCTACAAAATGGTGTTACTGTTAATGAGAGGCAATCCACAGGAATTGATTTTCCATGGCCTGTACCAAATCGTCCCATGTTTTTTTATGTTCAGGTATTTTATTTACATATATCACGTACGTGAATGTTGTTTACTTTTTTGTGCCGCAAATATTTATATGGGCATGAATTTGAAACAGTATCATGGTTTTGGGTTAATTTTATTTTGGGCTGTGTATCCTAAATTTTGTTCATTGTACttctttatcattttattatCAACCTGTGTTTTATAGATGGGACAAGAAGAGATAAGTGCTAGTGGAACATCTTATTTGAATAGGACAGAGGCTGCAAATGTTGAAAAGATTGTAACTACTTTTTTAAAAAGTGGCGTGGTTCCAAGTCAGGTATATTTTGAAATGGAAAATAATCATTTGTGATTAAACTAATGCAGTAACttgtaaatattaatattttgtttttcacGTGAAACAGATCGGTGTCATAACACCTTATGAGGGGCAAAGAGCTTATATCGTAAACTATATGTCAAGAAATGGCGCTCTTAGGCAGCAACTGTACAAGGAGATTGAGGTTGGATACTGATACCTTGGTTAACATGCTATGTTTGACCTGGCCACATTTACaacattaatttaattgttatcaGGTTGCTAGTGTTGATTCCTTTCAAGGAAGGGAGAAAGACTATATCATTCTATCATGTGTTAGAAGTAATGAACATCAGGTTGTCAACTTATCCTGGGTGGCTTTGTATTAGCATTTGTTTCCCATTTTTCATAATTCTCTTGCTTTAAATGTCTGcgtgttattattatttaaaatttcatgGATAAATTGTTTGACTTCTATACTTTTTTTAGGGAATCGGATTCCTGAATGACCCTAGGAGGCTCAATGTTGCTCTGACACGAGCTAGATATGGTATTGTTATACTGGGAAACCCTAAAGTTCTTAGCAAGCAGCCTCTGTGGAATGGTTTACTGACTCACTATAAGGTAGTTTGTATGTTCTAAATTCTTCTGCAGTTGGTACCgatttcttaaaatataaatatatcgtGCCTCCAGGGGCTCGAAGTTTATTTGAAATGTTTGTACGAAATTCAGAAATcatatattttacttattacttaaAGTTCTCCCTCTTATAAGGGTGATTCCATGCTAATCTTCTTTTCTGATCAAGCTATACTTTCCCCGTATTTTCTTAACAGGAACATGAATGCTTAGTTGAAGGGCCTTTAAATAACTTGAAGCAGAGTATGGTTCAGTTCCAGAAACCCAAAAAGGTATGTGTTAAAGGATTGCAAGCGTTGACTTTTCTAATATTGCCTTATGGAAGGGTACTGTTGAATTTAATGCATTCAGTAGCGTGCTTTTCTGttgacatatattttttttatcaagatTACATGTCAATGTCGAACTTGGTTTTATTGTTGCAGATTTATAATGAACGTAGACTTTTTTATGGGGGCGGACCTGGAGTTGCTGCTAATGATAATTTTGGTTCTGGTGCTGGCACAAGTTCAGACCGGAGAAGTGGCCGAGGAAGGGGTATGTAAATTATAGTTTTTTGATTGTTTTTTCCCTTTCTAGACACACTAGATTATCTTGTGGTCTAACTACTCGCGTCCCACCTAAATTCTTCTAATTTATAGCATTTCAAAACTTTGGTTGTATCTTTCAAATTGGTGTCATCTATTCACCCGATTATTGGAGCTTTTGATATTTCAATCACTTAGATTTTTTGACGGAAATTTTTGCTATTGACTTCAGGATCTTATATACCCTCTGGTCCACCAAATGGAAATCACAAACCTGGACTGCATCCTGCTGGATTTCCTGTGCAAAGGGTTCCATTGCCTCCTTACCATGGTGGTCCCCAATCTCAACCATATGCCATTCCCTCTCG is part of the Vicia villosa cultivar HV-30 ecotype Madison, WI linkage group LG2, Vvil1.0, whole genome shotgun sequence genome and encodes:
- the LOC131652324 gene encoding regulator of nonsense transcripts 1 homolog translates to MDSQQNNLFDTASQPDTGNDAYTFLEFNTQGEDFDYPEFRDPIRSPVAWPTPSDSLADPSERGGAGSDHQSDASPVSAAPGSATKGRSGSGSGSSSQMVDSLAAGMSGLNFEDTGDDDNYEFGKGDFTEHACRYCGVSNPACVVRCNVPSCRKWFCNSRGNTSGSHIVNHLVRAKHKEVCLHKDSPLGETILECYNCGCRNVFLLGFISAKTESVVVLLCREPCLSVNALKDMNWDLSQWCPLIDDRCFLQWLVKIPSEQEQLRARQISAQQINKVEELWKTNPDASFEDLEKPGVDDEPQSVALKYEDAYQYQNVFAPLIKLEADYDKMMKESQSKDNVTIRWDIGLNKKRVAYFVFPKEDNELRLVPGDELRLRYSGDAAHPSWQSVGHVIKLTAQEEVALELRASQGVPVDVNHGFSVDFVWKSTSFDRMQGAMKTFAVDETSVSGYIYHHLLGHEVEVQMVRNALPRRFGAPGLPELNASQVFAVKSVLQRPISLIQGPPGTGKTVTSAALVYHMAKQGQGQVLVCAPSNVAVDQLAEKISATGLKVVRLCAKSREAVSSPVEHLTLHYQVRHLDTSDKSELHKLQQLKDEQGELSSSDEKKYKALKRATEREISQSADVICCTCVGAGDPRLANFRFRQVLIDESTQATEPECLIPLVLGAKQVVLVGDHCQLGPVIMCKKAARAGLAQSLFERLVLLGVKPIRLQVQYRMHPCLSEFPSNSFYEGTLQNGVTVNERQSTGIDFPWPVPNRPMFFYVQMGQEEISASGTSYLNRTEAANVEKIVTTFLKSGVVPSQIGVITPYEGQRAYIVNYMSRNGALRQQLYKEIEVASVDSFQGREKDYIILSCVRSNEHQGIGFLNDPRRLNVALTRARYGIVILGNPKVLSKQPLWNGLLTHYKEHECLVEGPLNNLKQSMVQFQKPKKIYNERRLFYGGGPGVAANDNFGSGAGTSSDRRSGRGRGSYIPSGPPNGNHKPGLHPAGFPVQRVPLPPYHGGPQSQPYAIPSRGAVHGPVGAVPHVPAPGSRGFGAGRGNSGAPIGNHLPHPQGTQQPIGNLGSAFNFPALENPNSQPSVGGPLSQPGFANNMPVQGAGQSFRDQFSVPGMSQDFLGDDFKSQGSHVPYNVTDFSTQASQSGYAVDYATQGAQGGFPGNFLNQNSQAGYSRFGSGNDFMSQDYMGHGSQGLFTQVGFSDPLQDDATQNHFNVANSNPLQSQMNSLYSQPFAHYNTQPLNMQASQPQPQGQSSQNQKIHYNS